The Lolium rigidum isolate FL_2022 chromosome 1, APGP_CSIRO_Lrig_0.1, whole genome shotgun sequence region TAAAATAAATGTTGGGCTCTGGAAATCCCGTGAATTCATCTGAGAAAACAAACTCTATAATTCATGGGTGCACCTTGGCTGTTTCATCACTTGTCAGCTAGCTTTGCAAATGCTGTGAGCTGTGAATAGCTAGCTTTCCAAATGCAGTGAGCAATGAATACTTTCCAAATTCACTGAGTAGTGTGAATTGGTGCAGCGAAGGCACAGATGCACTATATGTGTGCTGAATCTGGTAATTGCTTTAATTCGAGAGTACTGTTAGTTGGTTAGCTCCACACTCATCAAGCGCGGTAGAGTTGCCCAGCTTTACCATTGGCCGAAGAGCAGAAGTCTTCCTGCACTCTGCTCAAGGTGCTCTGCTTCTTCCCCCAAATTCTTTTTTTTTAGAATACCAAGTTCTTTTTCTTCATCGATTTTGTTTCACTTTTTTTCCCTTCCAATGGCTATGGATATCCCACTGTTactgcataaatacatgaaaatttTCTCTGGAAATAAAGTAGATGATCATGTTGTTTTCAGTGATATTGTCGTCAGATGGAGATCCCTGCCGGCCCATCGAGGAAGCTGCCGGCCGTGCACCTCGTGAAGCCGAAGCTGGAGCCCGGCGAGGAGTCGCTGCCGGCGCGGATGAACGCTGGCGAGGATCAGGAGACCACCCCGCTCTCCGGCCGCCGGCCCTTCTTCACGGCCATCATGGCCAAGACCCATGTCCAGAAGCCATATCAGCTGGTACGTACGTCTCCCAGTCACTCGTGTAGCCAACCTTTGGGCCGGGGATCGGTAACTGATCGTGCCATCGTCTTCTTTGCTCAGGCCATCCCGGCTCACTTCCACCGCCGGCTCCCGGCAAGGCGCACGGCAGCCGTGCTTCGGTGCGGCGGGGGTTCGTGGATCATGAGCTACTGCGGcgacaacatgctgaagaggctcgacGGGGCGTGGGCCGACTTCGCCGTCGACAACGGGCTGCTGGTCGGCGACGCGTGCGTGTTCGAGCTGGTGTCCGGGGGCGGCGTCAAGGGGCAGGAGCTGGTGTTCGAGGTTCAGGTGCtccgcggcggcgggatgccaggGGAGATCGCCGACAAGGGAGCCACCGCCGACGACCCCATCGTCATCGCCGACTAGACAGCGTCACAGCGATAGTTTAGTGCCTCTCGTACGCCGTTCACCACCGTTTACCACTTCTGCTCTGGTGCTCCTCCCTGAGAAAATTCTGAGTGCGTCAAACAGAATAATGTGAAGATCTTTTCATACATGTTCGTAAGCGGGCGCACGATTGTAATTTCAGTATAGATTCACCTTCCGTATAACTCTATATAGGCTCGTATGACCCGCGTTGTGTTGTATCTCGTTTTTATACATATACGGTCACGTGCCTATGCCGAAATAGAAATGCCCTATAAAAATCTTGCTCACCTGATCTCTTATTTTTTCTTACGTGGCATACACATAGTGTATCACTACGGACGGGTATACATGAACTGGATATAGGTTTCGACGGACCCAACACACGAAAAAAAGCCCAACTATGATCCTTCAACTCGTttaggggagcaccggagcagccctCACCGTTTACACTTTGCGTGTTTGCAATTATGTTATCGCTTGTCATATTTTCGATGGCTTGATGCCTACATCCGTAGTTAATTTACTTGTCACTTGGCTTGAGCACGAAACTTCGCAATCGTCGCACACACGTTGCTGGTGTATATGGTACTAGTATAACGCCTAATACTAAACAGATACTCTTCATAACAATGTTTTATTGATTCTTCGTCACTTGGTGGGCACAAGACACAATCACATAGAGTTTCTTGGTCACTTGGTTGTTGTCATTCGGGCTATCTCCATCAGGGTGGATACAAGATGCATAGAGTTTCTTTCtattctctctttagttggtttatTCATGTTGCCACTTTGAGCCACCCATGAGTTTGTAATCCTGATTATCCTAACATCTAAAACCTTGAAACTTTGCAATGAAAAGTTAGGTGCATCACTTTGATGCATGAGTTAAGATTttatcccccatttcgaaaaaaaaacaagaCACAATCACATCAAAACAACCAATACAACCACATCTCGTACATTCTACCCATTCCCCGTTTTCAAATCTCTCTCACATCTATATCAAATTTACTTCATTCATCATTATTGTTGAAGACATTTCTATGTGTAATATCCATGAGAAGCTGTGGGAACCATAAGCTAAGGGAAAAAAACGAGAATATATAGCAACCGCATATTTGGGTATGTAATATCAAAATATAAGTACTAAACTAAGAACCATATATTTGTAATTGTTTGGGCGCACAAAAATTCAAATTGAATATGATAAAATAATTGCTCACTAGAGAGTCTGAGTCACAAATAAAATTCTAGATATCCCCCAAAAATGGATCCTGCAATGTTAAAAAGGGGTGTAAGAACAATTCATAGTGTTGGAAAGAGTTTCTGGCATTACAATGCATGTCACATACCCTTCAAATAATAATCACGACTCGAAAAATCCCTATATGATCTCCTTGAAGGCTTGAAACCGTCAAATAATTTCTACATCATCAAGTGATTTAAATATATCCCACTAAGTGTAGCATATCATCAAGTGATTAAACAAATCATCATTTATCTTGTTGGAAAATTTAGACTTGACAattttttatttccaagaaagctCTATCAATAGATGTTGTTGACATCGACAATAACAAAGCCAACTCAATGAGCTTGTAAACCAATGGAAATACCATGTGTTTCTCTATTTGAACCATTTTTGCAGCCAAACTTTCAAGATCATTGCAAGTCGAGAAGGTAACATGATTTGTCAAATGAAGAACATAAGTCTCAAGTCGATCCCTCAATATCGTACGATCATCATTACAGAAATCTTCATTATAAATATCAACAAGACAACAAATTAAGCTTCTCTACATTGAACTTGGAGAAAGAATCCTTGGGATCAGGACATGAGAAACAAGCACGTACCTCGATCTTCTATCCAAATGAAGAAATGTTTCATGACGTTAACCTCATCTAGTATCTCCAGATCTAGCAAAACTAGTTTGCTGATTCAAACCTTCTTCCTGTAGAAATTTCACCTCTCTCAAGCTtatccaaaatatcttttgtgagGTTCTTCCACCAATACTTCCATTTACCTGCATGATGAACTTTTTGTGTTTACAATAAGTGATACATACTAAAAAAAATCATGAATATATGAGCAAGAAGAAGTAGCGATGGAGACAACAACAAGCTGGAGACGATGAGCAAAGCAATGCACATATAAGGTATATGGGTTCTCATCTATAATTTTTCTTTGAAAGCCATTAAATTCACCTCTCATGTTGGAAGCTCCATCATGTCCTTGCTCTCGAAGCCTTGATTGGAAGTTTGTAATGATCAAGAAGCATAACAAGAGCTAACTTTAGTGCCTCTGATGTAGTATGTTTGATGTAATATAGAAAAAAATGTTCTAGAACTTTCCCTTTATTGCCCATGTACCTACAAGAAATAGTAGATAATTATTAGATTAAGGGCGGTTTCAAAGAgaatagaaaataaataaatgaaaaaaagACTATTGCTAACCTCAACATTACCGCCCTATGTTCTTTCACGGATATATCCCGTGAATCGTCAATAAGCGCGGAGATTTTTTTTAACACCAAGGTCTTCCATAATCACTTCGGTGACTTTTTCTACACAACGCCTTGCAAGATCTTTATATCTCACCGGAAATCATTTGAAGGTATCTTTCACCACGATCAAAATCATCTCTTACTTGTTCATTTTGCATCTTTCAACATATTGATCATCTCTAGAAAATTTCCTTTTTCAAAGAAGTGGACGATTCATCATGGTCACAAAAGGACAAATATTGTGCCATGAGATATCTACAACACTCTAGAGAAGAAGTCAAACAGATTTTTTTAAAGCTCTTCTGATTCATCTTCCACTCTAGGAGTTACCACACTTCGGTTTTGATTTTTCTAAGCATCACAATGGGGAACACAATTATTGTGATTGCTTCCCGCACCATCAATATGTCAGGGTAAAGCTTTGTATGCATGCTTCCAATCCTGAAAACCAGTTTTGGTGAAGACTTCATAACCAATTCTCCTAGCTCTTCCAAGATTCTTAAAGAGGAAGCAATACAAATAAAGGTTGCATCTTTGGACACACTATATTCAaagattgagaagatgcccttcgATCGGTAGGAGGAAATTTCACTATTAGTTGGGCAAGTCCCTTCAATATGTATGCCCTCCTCGTTTGACCTTGAACTGCCAGAGAATATGAAGCAATTTTCCTTCTAAGAGCTGGATCTCAAACAATTTCATCCAGATTAAACTTATTCACATTAGGAGAGTCATCTTTCTGCATGTTGTGGCTTTGCGCATCATTCTCCAACCCGGTGTTGGGGCTCGCCTCCGTTGGGCTTTGCACATCGTTCTCTGACCCATTGTTGGTGCTTGCTCCAATCCAAAGGAGATGCACTGTTAGCAAACTTCCCTAGAGTGAGCACTGAATATCAGGCTGTCAGATATTTACTTTAgctcataggtgtagatacaCCCACTAAAAAATAATAGTATTTTAAAATATCTAAATTATGAAAAACGTATCTAGGTGTATGTTTGGGTATTTTATGTTCTCACACAAAGTGTTGCTCAATCCAAAATAATTTTGTGGCTGGCGTAAAAAAAGATAAtggtcactggtggaaaaagggcatttggtcgcggttcgcaactgccattagtggcggttgcgcaaccgcgaccaaataggCGCGAATAAAGCccccaccctttagtcgcggttgcttacgaaccgcgactaaaggcccgtccacgtgggcgccaggagaccgtcggggcggaggccctttagtcgcggttcttctggccgaccgcgactaaaggccgccgcaggttt contains the following coding sequences:
- the LOC124704286 gene encoding B3 domain-containing protein Os06g0112300-like translates to MEIPAGPSRKLPAVHLVKPKLEPGEESLPARMNAGEDQETTPLSGRRPFFTAIMAKTHVQKPYQLAIPAHFHRRLPARRTAAVLRCGGGSWIMSYCGDNMLKRLDGAWADFAVDNGLLVGDACVFELVSGGGVKGQELVFEVQVLRGGGMPGEIADKGATADDPIVIAD